From one Clostridium cylindrosporum DSM 605 genomic stretch:
- a CDS encoding PadR family transcriptional regulator produces MSTQLRKGVFEICVLTLVNDRDMYGYEIMETISRVMIVKESTIYPVLRRLTTEGNFETYMVKSDEGPDRKYYRITNQGKEKLRIMIEEWDQFVLDVNSILKMYRKGDS; encoded by the coding sequence ATGAGTACACAGCTTAGAAAGGGAGTATTCGAAATTTGTGTTTTAACCCTTGTTAATGATAGGGATATGTATGGCTATGAAATAATGGAAACCATATCAAGAGTTATGATAGTTAAGGAAAGTACTATATATCCTGTTCTTAGAAGGCTTACAACAGAAGGGAACTTTGAAACATATATGGTGAAATCAGATGAGGGCCCAGATAGAAAATATTACAGGATAACAAATCAGGGAAAAGAGAAACTGAGGATAATGATAGAGGAATGGGATCAATTTGTACTTGACGTTAATTCTATCTTAAAAATGTATAGAAAGGGTGATAGTTAA
- a CDS encoding DUF1700 domain-containing protein — protein MNKKDFLEILKDYLKGHFTEYEINDILRDYEEFFLNGKLEGKSEEEVITSLGSPKAIATELIMEIKGENKGDKESFSSKTDYKSMYRKAKNLAYEGFDKCRNFLNSSDIINGKFPTWIVIGFILVFTVAMLPFALSILGSMFTGFIGLIFSSVGSIFGLVFSFTIMPAEGTMGAFVFFLSLIAIGALIICWTIFIHIARFLKYIILSYISWVKTRFMYIRVKKKKDESDSEVNEDILEGKEKEGNIYE, from the coding sequence ATGAATAAAAAAGATTTTCTAGAAATCCTGAAGGATTATCTTAAAGGGCATTTTACTGAATATGAGATAAATGACATACTAAGGGACTATGAAGAGTTTTTTCTAAATGGAAAGCTAGAGGGAAAAAGTGAAGAGGAGGTTATAACTTCTCTTGGTTCACCTAAGGCAATAGCTACGGAACTTATAATGGAGATAAAAGGTGAGAATAAAGGAGATAAGGAAAGTTTCTCATCTAAGACAGATTATAAATCAATGTATAGAAAAGCTAAGAATCTAGCATACGAAGGATTTGATAAGTGTAGGAACTTTCTTAATTCAAGTGACATAATAAACGGAAAATTCCCTACTTGGATAGTAATAGGGTTTATATTAGTTTTTACAGTTGCAATGCTTCCCTTTGCACTTAGTATACTAGGTAGTATGTTTACAGGATTTATAGGACTTATATTCTCCAGTGTAGGTTCTATATTTGGGCTTGTTTTCTCATTTACTATAATGCCTGCAGAAGGGACTATGGGTGCATTTGTGTTCTTTCTATCACTTATAGCAATTGGAGCATTGATTATTTGTTGGACAATATTCATTCATATCGCAAGATTCTTAAAGTATATAATCCTATCATATATTTCATGGGTTAAAACAAGATTCATGTATATAAGAGTTAAGAAGAAAAAGGATGAATCAGACAGTGAAGTAAATGAAGATATATTAGAAGGTAAGGAAAAGGAGGGGAATATTTATGAGTAA